One region of Sus scrofa isolate TJ Tabasco breed Duroc chromosome 3, Sscrofa11.1, whole genome shotgun sequence genomic DNA includes:
- the LOC100523177 gene encoding lysozyme g-like protein 2 isoform X1 — MLSVVLFGGLFALIGTSRGSQSFTYSMNSRLHPRLYHGCYGDIMTMETSGAACDINRLISCGIHGSEMFAEMDLRALKPYRTLIKEVGLRHCVDPALIAAIISRESHGGTILLDGWDHRGLKFGLMQLDKKIHHPVGTWDSKEHLLQAVGILTDRIKAIQKKFPTWSVTQHLKGRLQGAAVGLGGALVLSEARVPWGGFPSRLPIPFCQKVGFSLHLLLVIEPLSDAL; from the exons ATGCTATCTGTTGTCCTGTTTGGGGGACTTTTCGCCCTCATTG GCACTTCCAGGGGCTCACAGTCCTTCACTTACTCCATGAACTCTCGCCTGCATCCCCGCCTGTACCATGGCTGCTATGGTGACATCATGACCATGGAGACCTCTGGTGCAGCCTGTGACATCAACAGGTTGATATCCTGCG GCATCCACGGTTCTGAAATGTTTGCTGAGATGGATCTGAGGGCCTTGAAGCCTTACCGAACGCTGATCAAAGAAGTCGGGCTGAGGCACTGTGTGGACCCAGCTCTCATTGCTGCCATCatctccagagaaagccatgggGGCACCATCCTGCTAGATGGCTGGGACCACAGAGGACTTAAATTTGGCTTGATGCAG CTCGATAAAAAAATTCATCACCCGGTTGGTACCTGGGACAGCAAAGAACACCTTTTGCAGGCTGTTGGGATTCTAACAGACAGAATTAAGGCAATCCAGAAAAAATTTCCCACGTGGAGTGTGACTCAACACCTCAAAGGTAGGCTTCAAGGGGCAGCAGTGGGCCTGGGAGGGGCCCTAGTGCTCTCTGAAGCACGAGTTCCTTGGGGTGGTTTTCCTTCTCGCCTTCCAATCCCCTTCTGCCAGAAGGTTGGGTTCTCATTACATCTCTTATTGGTTATTGAGCCACTGAGTGATGCCTTGTAA
- the LOC100523177 gene encoding lysozyme g-like protein 2 isoform X2, with product MLSVVLFGGLFALIGTSRGSQSFTYSMNSRLHPRLYHGCYGDIMTMETSGAACDINRLISCGIHGSEMFAEMDLRALKPYRTLIKEVGLRHCVDPALIAAIISRESHGGTILLDGWDHRGLKFGLMQLDKKIHHPVGTWDSKEHLLQAVGILTDRIKAIQKKFPTWSVTQHLKGGLSAFKLGTESIASLTDIEDDLVNDILARAKFYKRHGF from the exons ATGCTATCTGTTGTCCTGTTTGGGGGACTTTTCGCCCTCATTG GCACTTCCAGGGGCTCACAGTCCTTCACTTACTCCATGAACTCTCGCCTGCATCCCCGCCTGTACCATGGCTGCTATGGTGACATCATGACCATGGAGACCTCTGGTGCAGCCTGTGACATCAACAGGTTGATATCCTGCG GCATCCACGGTTCTGAAATGTTTGCTGAGATGGATCTGAGGGCCTTGAAGCCTTACCGAACGCTGATCAAAGAAGTCGGGCTGAGGCACTGTGTGGACCCAGCTCTCATTGCTGCCATCatctccagagaaagccatgggGGCACCATCCTGCTAGATGGCTGGGACCACAGAGGACTTAAATTTGGCTTGATGCAG CTCGATAAAAAAATTCATCACCCGGTTGGTACCTGGGACAGCAAAGAACACCTTTTGCAGGCTGTTGGGATTCTAACAGACAGAATTAAGGCAATCCAGAAAAAATTTCCCACGTGGAGTGTGACTCAACACCTCAAAG GTGGTCTCTCAGCCTTCAAATTGGGAACTGAATCCATTGCCAGCCTCACGGACATAGAGGATGACCTCGTCAATGATATTTTAGCCCGAGCTAAATTCTATAAGAGACATGGCTTCTAG